One genomic segment of Paenibacillus sp. FSL H8-0332 includes these proteins:
- a CDS encoding HesA/MoeB/ThiF family protein, whose product MEQLAGGLELERYTRQLKLLGEDGQKALKEATVMVAGIGGLGGTAALYLAAAGVGRLILAHEGVIVAPDLNRQILMDSEHLGQERMSTAIARLKQLNPHVEIEGYNSRIEYPAAWPWVEAADLVIDARYDFPERYALNRLCIDTNTPMVEAAMYGFEISLTTVIPGLTPCLECLYPELPPQWEPLGFPVLGATSGIAGCLAALEAVKWITGVGTTYAGVMHRFSSLDFACYSVRITRNPNCACCGEGGKP is encoded by the coding sequence ATGGAGCAGCTTGCCGGAGGGTTAGAGCTGGAACGGTACACCCGGCAGCTGAAGCTGCTCGGGGAGGACGGGCAGAAGGCGCTGAAGGAAGCGACGGTTATGGTGGCCGGGATCGGCGGGCTTGGCGGAACGGCTGCCCTTTATTTGGCGGCGGCTGGCGTGGGCCGGCTTATTCTGGCTCATGAGGGGGTGATTGTGGCCCCGGATTTGAACCGGCAGATTCTGATGGACAGTGAGCATCTCGGCCAGGAGCGGATGAGTACGGCGATTGCCCGGCTGAAGCAGCTGAATCCGCATGTGGAGATTGAAGGCTATAATTCAAGAATTGAATATCCTGCGGCATGGCCTTGGGTGGAAGCGGCTGATCTTGTCATCGATGCCCGTTACGACTTCCCGGAGCGTTATGCGCTGAACCGGCTGTGTATAGATACGAATACACCGATGGTGGAGGCGGCCATGTATGGCTTTGAAATATCGCTCACTACGGTGATCCCCGGACTTACGCCTTGCCTTGAATGTCTGTATCCGGAGTTGCCGCCGCAGTGGGAGCCGCTCGGCTTCCCGGTTCTGGGCGCCACCTCCGGGATTGCCGGTTGTCTGGCAGCGCTGGAGGCCGTAAAATGGATTACAGGGGTAGGGACAACTTATGCGGGCGTAATGCATCGCTTCAGCTCACTCGACTTCGCCTGTTATAGCGTCCGTATTACCCGTAATCCGAATTGCGCTTGCTGCGGAGAGGGAGGTAAACCGTGA
- a CDS encoding DUF269 domain-containing protein codes for MEPMTYESAALQGTVIPGAAAVRQRSPKARKELNPETADALIRRLCHLLDAGDFFGHSSSLPPLEKIGKLFLASAGDKDQSEFNCAVSPKVRQQVPLLFQAMAGVMEERTGLMIQSTAEINGEGFGRGLLYSGRVIVVLKSLRAGFPFPFTSAEKTISYGVECIEEGMAWLEKYKELTSAHGLLSLEG; via the coding sequence ATGGAACCCATGACTTATGAGAGTGCGGCACTGCAGGGTACGGTGATTCCGGGAGCTGCGGCGGTGAGACAGCGCAGTCCCAAAGCGCGCAAGGAGCTGAATCCGGAGACCGCAGATGCCCTGATCCGGCGTCTGTGTCATCTTCTGGATGCCGGAGACTTCTTCGGACATAGCAGCAGCCTTCCACCGCTGGAGAAGATCGGGAAGCTGTTCCTGGCGTCTGCCGGGGATAAGGATCAGTCGGAATTCAATTGCGCGGTGTCGCCCAAGGTTCGCCAGCAGGTGCCGCTGCTGTTCCAGGCCATGGCAGGCGTTATGGAGGAGAGAACCGGCCTTATGATCCAGAGTACAGCGGAGATTAACGGCGAGGGCTTCGGCCGGGGGCTGCTCTACAGCGGCAGAGTTATTGTGGTGCTTAAGAGCCTGCGGGCCGGCTTCCCCTTCCCGTTCACTTCGGCAGAGAAGACGATTTCGTACGGGGTGGAGTGTATTGAAGAAGGAATGGCTTGGCTGGAGAAATATAAGGAGCTGACTTCAGCGCACGGCCTGCTTAGCCTGGAGGGCTAG
- the nifX gene encoding nitrogen fixation protein NifX, with product MKVAFATDDGSRVNAHFGQSPMFAVYNVTKAGAELVELRRLSAIPHQDEAGKIESRLDSVGDCTLIFIMQIGASAAARVTRRKIMPVKVPLGSPIEGQLKRLVEMLQGKPPMWLAKVLRAEEAEENEGGEADGTHDL from the coding sequence GTGAAAGTAGCGTTCGCCACAGATGATGGAAGCCGTGTGAATGCGCATTTCGGACAGAGTCCGATGTTCGCTGTATATAATGTAACGAAAGCCGGGGCCGAGCTGGTGGAGCTGCGGAGACTGTCTGCCATACCGCACCAGGATGAAGCAGGCAAAATCGAAAGCCGCCTGGATTCCGTAGGTGACTGCACCCTGATCTTCATCATGCAGATCGGTGCATCGGCCGCTGCGCGGGTAACACGCCGGAAGATTATGCCGGTGAAGGTTCCGCTGGGCAGCCCTATCGAGGGGCAGCTGAAGCGGCTGGTCGAGATGCTTCAGGGCAAGCCGCCGATGTGGCTGGCCAAGGTGCTGCGGGCAGAGGAAGCGGAAGAGAATGAAGGAGGAGAAGCGGATGGAACCCATGACTTATGA
- the nifN gene encoding nitrogenase iron-molybdenum cofactor biosynthesis protein NifN, giving the protein MTVNRRKKPASVNPMKIGQSLGAVLALQGCYRAMPLIHGSQGCSAFPKALLTRHFREPIALQTSALQEMDVIFDANRNLEEALNLVLSKHRPDIIGIIGTELTDVAGVDYQNMLKTYKRERNMRGGLAFSVVLPDFRGSLESGFSSTVEAMIDEMIQQVGHRGTRSMNTRQITLLPGSFLTPADVMELKEIISSFGFEVIALPDISTSLSGHLLTGFSPLTRGGVPLDSMLQSLQSGLTIAVGGSMERPARRLHNAIGTPYKVFEGAMGLKATDELLHFLHQISGEPVPLRYCWQRENLLDSMLDAHFQFAGMSVLAALEPDHLYSVSGWLEELGVEQKALITSFETPLIAGMEREVWVGDLDDAEVLGKGADLWISNSHGIAGAQRTGTAFMPAGFPVWNELGAYMSVSVGYRGAMEWSNKAGNLLMQREAGHRESSVRHR; this is encoded by the coding sequence ATGACCGTTAACCGGAGAAAAAAGCCCGCATCTGTCAACCCGATGAAGATCGGGCAGTCGCTGGGTGCCGTACTGGCATTGCAGGGCTGCTACCGGGCCATGCCGCTGATTCACGGCTCCCAGGGCTGCTCCGCTTTTCCGAAGGCGCTCCTGACCCGTCATTTCCGGGAACCGATTGCGCTGCAGACCTCGGCGCTGCAGGAGATGGATGTCATCTTCGATGCCAACCGCAATCTGGAGGAGGCGCTGAATCTGGTGCTGAGCAAGCACCGCCCGGATATCATTGGCATTATTGGGACGGAATTGACCGATGTAGCCGGTGTGGATTATCAGAACATGCTTAAGACGTATAAAAGAGAGCGGAATATGCGCGGAGGTCTCGCCTTCTCCGTGGTGCTGCCTGATTTTCGCGGATCGCTGGAATCGGGCTTCAGCTCTACGGTGGAGGCCATGATTGACGAGATGATCCAGCAGGTAGGACACCGGGGGACGAGAAGCATGAATACCCGGCAGATTACCCTGCTGCCGGGCTCGTTCTTAACCCCGGCCGATGTGATGGAGCTGAAGGAGATCATCTCCTCCTTCGGCTTCGAGGTGATTGCGCTGCCGGATATCTCGACCTCCTTGTCCGGCCATCTGCTTACCGGCTTCTCGCCACTGACGCGCGGCGGGGTTCCGCTGGACTCTATGCTTCAGAGCCTGCAGTCCGGGCTGACGATTGCCGTGGGCGGCAGCATGGAGCGTCCGGCCAGACGGCTGCATAATGCCATAGGCACCCCGTATAAGGTATTCGAGGGGGCGATGGGGCTTAAGGCAACCGATGAACTGCTGCATTTCCTGCATCAGATCAGCGGAGAGCCGGTGCCGCTGCGGTATTGCTGGCAGCGGGAGAATCTGCTCGACAGCATGCTGGACGCCCATTTTCAATTTGCCGGAATGTCGGTTCTTGCCGCACTGGAACCGGATCATCTGTATTCGGTCTCGGGGTGGCTGGAGGAACTGGGCGTAGAGCAGAAGGCGCTGATCACCTCCTTCGAGACCCCGCTCATTGCCGGAATGGAGCGCGAGGTATGGGTGGGCGATCTGGATGATGCCGAGGTGCTGGGCAAGGGAGCGGATCTCTGGATCAGCAATTCCCACGGGATCGCCGGGGCGCAGCGGACGGGTACCGCGTTCATGCCGGCCGGGTTCCCGGTCTGGAATGAGCTCGGCGCTTACATGTCCGTCTCAGTCGGGTACCGGGGGGCGATGGAATGGAGTAATAAAGCAGGGAATCTGTTAATGCAAAGGGAGGCAGGGCACCGTGAAAGTAGCGTTCGCCACAGATGA
- the nifE gene encoding nitrogenase iron-molybdenum cofactor biosynthesis protein NifE, whose protein sequence is MDPLRQDEFDSQACGSIAPKAKPCPRPKPGEAAGGCSFDGAQITLLPIMDAAHLVHGPIACAGNSWESRGALSSGPSLSQYGFATDLTDSDIIFGGEKKLKDSIDYIAGRFAPPAIFVYSTCVTALIGEDMDAVCKEAADRIGIPVIPVNSPGFVGSKNLGNRLAGDALLQYVIGTGEPEPETDLGVNLIGEYNIAGEMWDIEKLMNSAGIAVTSRITGDARYKEITWAHRARVNMVVCSRALLGLAKEMEARYGIPYFEGSFYGAKETTYSLRQMAYLMNDREMERRVDRLTEREEARLSQELRPYRKLLRGKRAVLYTGGVKSWSVISALKELGVQVVGVGTNKSTEDDVRRIADRVGDDTEYIPEGGASRMIKTVRERKADIMIAGGRNMYVAMKEQIPFIDINQERHKAYAGYEGLLRLAKELTYSLTNPIWKLAASPAPWDKEAPPYDR, encoded by the coding sequence ATGGACCCTTTACGGCAAGATGAATTTGATTCTCAGGCTTGCGGGAGTATAGCGCCTAAGGCGAAGCCCTGTCCAAGGCCCAAGCCGGGTGAAGCTGCTGGAGGCTGCTCCTTCGACGGAGCCCAGATTACGCTGCTGCCAATTATGGATGCTGCGCATCTGGTTCATGGACCGATTGCCTGCGCCGGTAACAGCTGGGAGAGCAGAGGCGCGTTATCCAGCGGTCCCTCCCTGTCCCAATATGGCTTCGCTACGGATCTTACGGATTCTGATATTATTTTTGGCGGCGAGAAAAAATTGAAGGACAGCATTGACTATATTGCCGGGCGCTTTGCGCCTCCGGCAATATTTGTATATTCTACCTGCGTCACCGCGCTGATCGGCGAAGATATGGATGCGGTCTGCAAGGAGGCGGCGGATCGGATCGGGATTCCTGTTATCCCGGTGAACAGCCCCGGCTTCGTCGGCAGCAAGAATCTCGGGAACCGGCTGGCGGGGGATGCGCTGCTGCAGTATGTCATTGGGACAGGGGAGCCGGAGCCGGAGACGGATCTCGGGGTCAACCTGATCGGGGAGTACAATATCGCCGGTGAGATGTGGGATATTGAGAAGCTGATGAACAGCGCCGGGATCGCCGTAACCTCGCGGATTACGGGAGATGCCCGCTATAAGGAGATTACGTGGGCGCACCGGGCGAGAGTAAATATGGTGGTCTGCAGCCGGGCGCTGCTCGGCCTTGCCAAGGAGATGGAGGCGAGATACGGCATCCCGTATTTCGAAGGCTCGTTCTATGGTGCGAAGGAGACGACCTATTCGCTGCGCCAGATGGCCTATCTGATGAATGACCGGGAGATGGAGCGGCGCGTGGACCGGCTCACCGAGCGGGAGGAAGCCCGGTTAAGCCAGGAGCTGCGGCCTTACCGCAAGCTGCTGAGGGGGAAGCGGGCTGTACTCTATACAGGCGGCGTCAAAAGCTGGTCCGTAATCTCGGCTCTGAAGGAGCTGGGTGTTCAGGTCGTCGGGGTAGGCACGAACAAAAGCACGGAGGATGATGTGCGGCGGATTGCCGACCGCGTGGGTGATGATACGGAATACATTCCCGAGGGCGGGGCCAGCCGGATGATCAAGACGGTAAGAGAACGCAAGGCGGATATTATGATTGCCGGCGGCCGCAATATGTATGTGGCGATGAAAGAGCAGATTCCCTTCATTGATATCAATCAGGAGCGCCACAAAGCGTATGCTGGATATGAAGGGCTGCTGCGGCTGGCCAAAGAGCTGACCTATTCACTTACGAACCCGATCTGGAAGCTGGCGGCAAGCCCTGCTCCCTGGGATAAGGAGGCGCCGCCCTATGACCGTTAA
- the nifK gene encoding nitrogenase molybdenum-iron protein subunit beta: MSMDELNIKDNTSLFKEERYVQQRENKKPFEAPCSEQETAEALAYSKSAEYMEKNFSRQNVVINPHKACQPLGSVMAALGFEKTLPFVHGSQGCNAYFRSHLSRHFKEPTPSVSTSMTEDAAVFGGMNNLIDGLENSVALYKPEMVAICTTCMAEVIGDDLNSFIGNARIKGVISEEYPVAYCNTPSFVGSHITGYDAMIKGILSYLYTRSGTRGKPGSGAESGEKLNVMLGFEPYTGNFAELRKILGAFDTKYTILGDHSGNYDSPATGEYEYYYGGTKLADVPQAANALATLSLQKYTLKKTQEYISGTWNQQLAALSTPLGIKGTDTLLDTISELTGLPIPAILTEERGRVVDALMDSHPYLHGKRVALVGDPDLLIGLIGFCLETGMEPVHIVCSNGDVDYNEVKFKDEAEALLAASPYGSEATVHVGKDLWHMRSLLLNDQVDLAIGSSHLKFAAKDAEVPLVRVGFPIFDRHHMHRYPIIGYQGTLNLLSLIVNTILQQLDDHNSGFNFELVR, encoded by the coding sequence ATGAGCATGGATGAACTGAACATTAAAGATAATACCAGCTTGTTCAAAGAAGAGCGTTATGTGCAGCAGCGGGAGAACAAGAAGCCCTTCGAAGCGCCCTGCAGCGAGCAGGAGACCGCCGAAGCACTCGCTTACTCCAAGTCTGCCGAATATATGGAGAAGAATTTCAGCCGTCAGAATGTGGTGATCAATCCGCATAAAGCGTGCCAGCCGCTGGGTTCAGTCATGGCCGCGCTCGGCTTCGAGAAGACACTGCCGTTCGTACACGGGTCGCAGGGCTGCAACGCCTACTTCCGCAGCCATCTCAGCCGCCACTTCAAGGAGCCTACGCCGTCCGTGTCTACGTCCATGACCGAGGATGCAGCCGTATTCGGCGGAATGAACAACCTGATTGACGGTCTGGAGAACAGTGTCGCCCTGTACAAACCGGAGATGGTTGCGATCTGTACTACCTGTATGGCAGAGGTCATTGGGGATGACCTGAACTCTTTTATCGGCAATGCCCGCATTAAAGGGGTGATCAGTGAGGAATATCCGGTGGCCTACTGCAACACGCCAAGCTTCGTCGGTTCGCATATCACTGGCTACGACGCCATGATCAAAGGTATCCTGAGCTACCTCTACACCCGTTCGGGTACCAGAGGCAAGCCGGGTAGCGGCGCGGAGAGCGGGGAGAAGCTGAATGTGATGCTGGGCTTCGAGCCGTACACCGGCAACTTCGCGGAGCTGCGCAAGATTCTGGGAGCCTTCGATACCAAGTACACCATACTGGGAGACCACAGCGGGAACTACGATTCACCGGCAACCGGAGAGTATGAATATTACTACGGCGGCACGAAGCTTGCGGATGTTCCGCAGGCTGCCAATGCGCTTGCAACCCTGTCCCTGCAAAAGTATACGCTGAAGAAGACCCAGGAATATATCAGCGGTACCTGGAACCAGCAGCTGGCAGCGTTATCCACGCCGCTGGGCATTAAGGGCACAGATACTCTGCTGGATACGATCAGTGAGCTGACTGGTCTCCCGATCCCAGCAATACTCACGGAAGAACGCGGCCGTGTCGTGGATGCACTGATGGATAGTCACCCTTACCTGCATGGCAAGCGGGTAGCGCTGGTAGGCGACCCGGATCTGCTTATTGGCCTGATCGGGTTCTGCCTGGAGACCGGAATGGAGCCGGTGCATATCGTCTGCTCGAACGGCGATGTGGATTACAACGAAGTGAAGTTCAAGGATGAAGCTGAGGCGCTGCTGGCAGCAAGTCCTTACGGTTCCGAAGCAACTGTGCATGTGGGTAAAGACCTATGGCATATGCGCTCGCTGCTGCTGAATGATCAGGTGGATCTGGCGATTGGCAGCTCCCATTTGAAATTTGCCGCCAAGGATGCGGAGGTGCCGCTGGTGCGGGTCGGCTTCCCGATCTTCGACCGCCATCACATGCACCGTTATCCGATTATCGGGTATCAGGGAACACTCAACCTGCTCAGCCTGATCGTGAACACGATCCTGCAGCAGCTGGATGATCATAACTCCGGCTTTAATTTTGAGCTGGTGCGCTAG
- the nifD gene encoding nitrogenase molybdenum-iron protein alpha chain — protein sequence MGLNIEENQKLVEEILEAYPKKARKDREKHFQVADEKAIDCSTCAVKSNIKSRPGVMTPRGCAYAGSKGVVWGPIKDMVHISHGPVGCGQYSWGTRRNFANGTLGIDNFTAMQITSDFQETDIVFGGDKKLAVIMREITEMFPLAKGISVQSECPVGLIGDDIEAVSKKMSKELELPIVPVRCEGFRGVSQSLGHHIANDAIRDFVLGRAELAETGPYDVNIIGDYNIGGDAWASRILLEEMGLRVIAQWSGDGSLNELEVAHKAKLNLIHCHRSMNYMVDHMEKAYGIPWLEYNFFGPTKTYESLRAIAALFDDTIQENCEQMIARYKPVMDAVIRKYRPRLENKTVMLMIGGLRSRHTIGAYEDLGMDIVASGYEFAHKDDFEKMLPMLAEGTIVMDDPTAYELEELTKKMNIDLVGSGVKEKYVYHKMGVPFRQMHSWDYSGPYHGFDGFKVFAKDMDMTVNSPVWDLVSRQGKMEPEEAGV from the coding sequence ATGGGGCTGAATATTGAAGAGAATCAGAAGCTGGTTGAAGAGATTCTGGAAGCCTATCCCAAAAAGGCGCGGAAGGACCGCGAGAAGCATTTTCAGGTGGCGGATGAAAAGGCCATTGATTGCAGCACCTGTGCGGTGAAATCCAATATCAAATCCCGTCCGGGTGTGATGACCCCGCGCGGCTGCGCTTATGCCGGCTCCAAAGGGGTGGTCTGGGGCCCGATCAAGGATATGGTCCATATCAGTCACGGGCCGGTGGGCTGCGGACAATATAGCTGGGGCACACGCCGTAACTTTGCGAACGGAACGCTCGGCATCGATAACTTTACGGCGATGCAGATTACCAGTGATTTTCAGGAGACGGATATCGTGTTCGGCGGCGATAAGAAGCTGGCTGTCATTATGCGTGAGATTACCGAGATGTTCCCGCTGGCTAAGGGGATCTCTGTCCAGTCGGAATGTCCGGTCGGCCTGATCGGCGATGATATCGAAGCAGTGTCGAAGAAGATGTCCAAGGAGCTGGAGCTGCCGATTGTTCCGGTACGCTGCGAAGGCTTCCGCGGGGTCAGCCAGTCGCTGGGCCATCATATTGCGAACGATGCGATCCGTGACTTCGTGCTGGGCCGTGCCGAGCTGGCGGAGACCGGTCCCTACGATGTGAATATCATCGGCGATTATAACATTGGCGGCGACGCCTGGGCCTCTCGTATCCTGCTGGAAGAGATGGGCCTGCGCGTTATTGCCCAGTGGTCCGGTGACGGCTCTCTGAACGAGCTGGAGGTAGCCCACAAAGCGAAGCTGAACCTGATCCACTGCCACCGCTCCATGAACTATATGGTGGACCATATGGAGAAGGCCTACGGCATCCCTTGGCTGGAATACAATTTCTTCGGGCCTACGAAGACGTATGAGAGCCTGCGGGCGATTGCAGCGCTTTTCGATGACACGATTCAGGAGAACTGCGAGCAGATGATCGCCAGATACAAGCCGGTTATGGATGCAGTGATCCGCAAATATAGACCCCGTCTGGAAAATAAGACCGTCATGCTGATGATCGGGGGCCTGCGTTCCCGCCACACCATCGGGGCTTATGAGGATCTGGGGATGGATATCGTAGCCTCCGGTTATGAATTCGCCCACAAGGATGACTTTGAGAAGATGCTCCCGATGCTTGCCGAGGGGACCATCGTCATGGATGATCCTACCGCTTACGAGCTGGAAGAGCTCACGAAGAAGATGAACATTGATCTGGTGGGCTCAGGTGTGAAGGAGAAATATGTCTATCACAAGATGGGTGTGCCGTTCCGCCAGATGCATTCCTGGGATTATAGCGGCCCGTATCACGGCTTCGACGGCTTTAAGGTGTTTGCGAAGGATATGGATATGACCGTGAACAGCCCGGTATGGGATCTGGTGAGCAGACAAGGCAAAATGGAGCCGGAGGAGGCGGGCGTATGA
- the nifH gene encoding nitrogenase iron protein: MRQIAFYGKGGIGKSTTSQNTLAQLATKFKQRVMIVGCDPKADSTRLILNTKAQNSVLELAAELGSVEDLELEDVLQTGFGDIINVECGGPEPGVGCAGRGIITAINFLEQEGAYQDLDFVSYDVLGDVVCGGFAMPIREGKAQEIYIVCSGEMMAMYAANNIARGILKYATSGGVRLGGLICNSRNTDREDELIMELARRLNTQMIHFVPRDNIVQHAELRRMTVAQYNPEHQQAKEYEILAEKILNNKMLTIPTPISMEELEELLMEFGIIEDEEAAIKKLAASGQ, from the coding sequence ATGAGACAAATCGCTTTCTACGGTAAAGGCGGTATCGGTAAATCGACGACTTCACAAAACACCCTGGCTCAGCTGGCAACCAAATTCAAACAAAGAGTCATGATCGTAGGCTGCGACCCGAAGGCGGATTCCACCCGTCTGATCCTGAATACCAAAGCTCAGAACTCTGTGCTGGAACTGGCGGCTGAGCTTGGCTCCGTAGAGGACCTTGAGCTTGAGGATGTGCTGCAGACAGGCTTCGGCGACATTATCAACGTAGAGTGCGGCGGTCCGGAACCGGGGGTAGGCTGCGCGGGACGCGGGATTATCACTGCGATTAACTTTCTGGAGCAGGAGGGCGCTTATCAGGATCTGGATTTCGTCTCCTATGACGTACTGGGTGACGTTGTGTGCGGCGGATTCGCCATGCCGATCCGTGAGGGCAAGGCCCAGGAGATCTACATCGTCTGCTCCGGCGAGATGATGGCGATGTACGCAGCCAACAATATCGCCCGCGGTATCCTGAAATATGCGACCAGCGGCGGCGTAAGACTCGGCGGCCTGATCTGTAACAGCCGGAATACAGACCGTGAGGATGAGCTGATTATGGAGCTGGCCCGCCGCCTGAACACACAGATGATTCACTTTGTTCCCCGCGACAACATCGTTCAGCATGCCGAGCTGCGCAGAATGACCGTAGCCCAATATAATCCTGAGCATCAGCAGGCGAAAGAATATGAAATCCTGGCCGAGAAAATCCTCAATAACAAAATGCTGACGATCCCTACCCCGATCTCGATGGAAGAGCTGGAAGAGCTGCTGATGGAATTCGGCATTATTGAAGATGAAGAAGCTGCGATCAAGAAGCTGGCGGCTTCCGGGCAATAA
- the nifB gene encoding nitrogenase cofactor biosynthesis protein NifB — MMQPSCLSSEAEEEISRHPCYSEEAHRFYARMHIPVAPACNIQCNYCNRKFDCVNESRPGVVSEVLTPEQAERKVRGVASQLMQLSVVGVAGPGDPLANPEQTFDTFARVRKHVPDVSLCLSTNGLTLYRHVDEIMELGIRHVTITINTIDPEVGQAIYPWVSDEGVRYEGREAAELLISRQLLGLELLAKLGILVKVNSIMIPGVNDHHLSAVSARVKELGATLHNVTPLIIAPGSQYEADGRKAPRPKELLNLQEQLGRGGMKVMRHCRQCRADAIGLLGQDRNPDFPLEAMEAKPVINEEARAMFQSELDTKIRERVLAKQARRIQAGGQKTRVAVATRGGDKVNQHFGHATEFLVYDTDGTDVQLLGVRKIQAYCHGKADCNGDKAATLQEIISILSDCRILLCSGIGEAPRASLNTNGVLPLVRKGGIQEAILESVKYSSYFEKLNISKG, encoded by the coding sequence ATGATGCAGCCGTCATGTCTATCAAGTGAAGCGGAGGAGGAGATTAGCCGCCACCCTTGCTACAGCGAGGAGGCTCACCGGTTTTATGCCCGGATGCACATCCCGGTTGCTCCCGCCTGTAACATCCAGTGCAATTACTGTAACCGCAAGTTCGACTGTGTGAATGAGAGCAGGCCGGGCGTGGTCAGTGAGGTGCTTACTCCGGAGCAGGCGGAACGCAAGGTGCGGGGAGTTGCCTCCCAACTGATGCAGCTCTCGGTAGTGGGTGTAGCCGGACCTGGAGATCCGCTGGCGAACCCGGAGCAGACGTTCGATACCTTCGCCCGGGTAAGGAAGCATGTGCCTGATGTCTCCCTCTGTCTCAGTACTAACGGACTCACGCTGTACCGGCATGTGGATGAGATTATGGAGCTGGGCATCCGCCATGTCACGATCACCATCAACACCATCGACCCTGAGGTCGGCCAGGCGATTTATCCCTGGGTGTCCGATGAAGGGGTCCGGTACGAAGGCAGAGAGGCAGCCGAGCTGCTGATCAGCCGTCAATTGCTGGGACTTGAACTGCTGGCGAAGCTGGGGATTCTGGTCAAAGTGAATTCCATTATGATTCCGGGGGTTAACGATCATCATCTGAGCGCAGTGTCAGCGCGGGTAAAAGAGCTCGGGGCTACGCTGCACAATGTAACACCGCTTATTATCGCACCAGGCAGCCAGTATGAAGCGGATGGGCGCAAGGCGCCCCGTCCGAAGGAATTGCTTAACCTGCAGGAGCAGCTGGGCCGCGGGGGGATGAAGGTTATGCGTCACTGCCGGCAATGCCGGGCCGATGCGATCGGGCTGCTGGGCCAGGACCGCAATCCCGATTTTCCGCTCGAAGCGATGGAGGCCAAACCGGTCATTAATGAAGAAGCCCGGGCGATGTTCCAGAGTGAGCTGGACACCAAGATCCGCGAGCGAGTCTTAGCCAAACAGGCCAGACGCATTCAGGCCGGAGGGCAGAAGACGCGGGTCGCGGTTGCTACCAGAGGCGGTGACAAGGTGAATCAGCATTTCGGTCATGCCACTGAGTTCCTGGTCTACGACACCGACGGAACTGATGTGCAGCTCCTGGGTGTCCGCAAGATCCAAGCGTATTGCCATGGCAAGGCCGATTGTAACGGTGACAAAGCAGCTACGCTGCAAGAAATTATATCGATTCTAAGTGACTGCCGCATTCTTCTCTGCTCCGGCATCGGCGAGGCCCCAAGGGCCAGCCTGAACACAAACGGTGTCCTGCCTCTTGTCCGCAAAGGCGGCATTCAGGAAGCCATTCTCGAAAGCGTGAAGTACAGCTCTTATTTTGAAAAACTAAACATTTCGAAGGGATGA
- a CDS encoding TerC family protein, translated as MDWGLLLEYGWVLLVLVALEGLLAADNALVLAIMVKHLPDEERKKALFYGLAGAFVFRFGSLFVISYLVDIWQVQAIGALYLLFIAGNHIFRKVLFAKPVTEEAAESGSPGAVNKKKASFWFTVFKVEVADIAFAVDSILAAVALAVALPPSGIGHIGGLDGGQFLVIFAGGFIGLVIMRFAASFFVKLLHTRPGLEVAAFFIVGWVGIKLAVITLAHPSLGVLSEDFAHSTWWKLTFYVVLIIIAATGWFLSSVKTEENVGENPVKEVDKQLGK; from the coding sequence ATGGATTGGGGATTATTATTAGAATACGGATGGGTATTGCTCGTTCTCGTAGCACTGGAAGGGCTGCTTGCCGCAGATAACGCACTTGTACTGGCAATCATGGTCAAACATCTTCCTGATGAGGAACGTAAGAAGGCGTTGTTCTACGGATTGGCCGGGGCCTTTGTGTTCCGGTTCGGATCGCTGTTCGTCATCTCCTATCTGGTGGATATTTGGCAGGTACAAGCCATCGGAGCGCTCTATCTATTATTTATCGCGGGGAATCACATCTTCCGAAAAGTGTTATTCGCTAAGCCGGTCACGGAAGAAGCCGCCGAAAGCGGAAGTCCCGGAGCTGTTAATAAGAAGAAAGCCAGCTTCTGGTTCACTGTATTTAAGGTAGAAGTAGCCGATATCGCCTTTGCGGTGGACTCCATCCTCGCAGCCGTAGCCCTGGCCGTTGCTCTTCCGCCAAGCGGAATCGGCCACATCGGCGGCCTCGACGGCGGACAGTTCCTCGTGATCTTTGCGGGCGGATTCATCGGTCTTGTGATTATGCGGTTCGCTGCTTCCTTCTTCGTTAAGCTGCTTCATACCCGTCCGGGCCTTGAAGTTGCCGCCTTCTTCATTGTCGGCTGGGTTGGGATTAAGCTCGCTGTCATCACTCTGGCTCACCCTTCCCTGGGTGTATTGTCCGAAGACTTCGCGCACAGCACCTGGTGGAAATTAACCTTCTATGTGGTTCTGATCATCATTGCAGCTACAGGCTGGTTCTTAAGCAGTGTCAAGACCGAAGAGAATGTCGGCGAGAATCCTGTCAAGGAAGTCGATAAGCAGCTCGGTAAATAA